GGTAAGGCTGGACTTAAAGACGCGGCTCCACGCGGGTGCGCGCCGCCGATGCCGGCGCAGGGGCCGGGCGCGCGACAGGCCGGGCTTCTGCAGCCGGTGGCTGGTCGTCCTCGGCGTCATCGGCCTGCAAGGCCTTGCGGCGCGCCTCTTCACGCTCCGCGCGGGCCTTGCGCTTGTTCTCGATCGGCCAGCGCACCAGCACGAAGACCAGATAGGCGAGAAAGGCACACAGGCCGTACATGGCCAGGTCGAGGACC
The Pseudomonas sp. DTU_2021_1001937_2_SI_NGA_ILE_001 DNA segment above includes these coding regions:
- a CDS encoding MFS transporter, with product MTEHDYLIAWGVYAFAALGCLLVLFVMTGWMWRYLKEPLRVVGAVLLFTPTVVDPARDLYAPAVAISALDLLFKVGSNVWTAVLDLAMYGLCAFLAYLVFVLVRWPIENKRKARAEREEARRKALQADDAEDDQPPAAEARPVARPAPAPASAARTRVEPRL